One region of Flavobacterium sp. KACC 22763 genomic DNA includes:
- a CDS encoding AraC family transcriptional regulator yields the protein MQVSVPKDLLPYIKHYLFLDNTETAMQKFRLFSDGNTGLVFSLKSKLISGITKHEVKEYLPASFLYGQLNGFKDLYSENEITLIIVVFQPNGIHQLLGIPANEFHDAIIPVEDIFNQEVIELQEKLSERNNQTRIDLLNRFFKSLIASKSASNQFIINHSLNFIINNKGQFSIKQLVEYTGYTERHLERKFKECIGLNPKKFGNVVRLHHFLKLLKDKPNDANLTTICYDAGFSDQSHLIKEFKKHTGITPTEYVYNTGKLTNNLIKRTF from the coding sequence ATGCAGGTTTCTGTTCCAAAAGATTTATTACCCTATATCAAACATTATCTATTTTTAGATAATACCGAAACTGCCATGCAAAAATTTCGTTTGTTTTCTGATGGCAATACGGGACTTGTATTTTCTTTAAAAAGCAAACTTATTTCTGGTATTACTAAACATGAAGTAAAAGAATATCTGCCCGCTTCATTTTTATACGGACAACTCAATGGTTTTAAGGATCTTTATTCTGAAAATGAAATAACCTTGATTATTGTCGTTTTTCAGCCCAACGGAATCCATCAATTATTAGGAATTCCTGCCAACGAATTTCACGATGCTATTATTCCTGTTGAAGATATCTTTAATCAGGAGGTTATTGAATTACAAGAGAAGCTATCAGAGCGAAACAATCAAACTCGTATTGATCTATTAAATCGTTTTTTCAAATCGTTAATCGCATCGAAATCGGCTTCAAATCAATTCATAATTAATCATTCTTTAAACTTTATCATTAACAATAAAGGACAATTTTCTATAAAACAATTAGTGGAATATACCGGTTATACCGAAAGGCATTTGGAAAGAAAATTCAAAGAATGCATTGGACTAAATCCTAAGAAATTTGGCAACGTTGTAAGGCTACATCATTTTTTAAAACTATTAAAAGACAAACCTAACGACGCCAATCTTACCACGATTTGTTATGATGCTGGTTTTTCTGACCAATCTCATTTAATTAAAGAATTTAAAAAACATACAGGAATAACTCCAACCGAATATGTTTACAATACAGGGAAATTAACCAACAATCTCATTAAACGAACATTTTAA
- a CDS encoding SGNH/GDSL hydrolase family protein, whose translation MKPHFKQIVIVILSIFLLSCSAEQSDSENNSVPPATTPPTAEVPTTPISKSINYLALGDSYTIGQSVCETCRYPEQLKAKLQTIYPETAFSLKVIATTGWTTANLISAIDSQNPESNYDLVTLLIGVNNQYQHLDFSIYEKEFPQLLNKAIALAKGNNKNVIVLSIPDYTYTPFAANYTDSNRIKISNEINQYNSFAENCCISRNVAFISITDITRQGLNNPSLVASDGLHPSEIAYRMFVDRMIPQVKTALQK comes from the coding sequence ATGAAACCGCATTTCAAACAAATAGTTATTGTTATACTCAGCATATTTTTATTGAGCTGCAGCGCTGAGCAATCAGATTCTGAGAATAATTCGGTTCCTCCTGCAACAACTCCGCCAACCGCAGAAGTTCCTACAACCCCAATTTCAAAATCCATAAATTATCTCGCTTTAGGAGACAGTTATACCATTGGACAAAGTGTCTGCGAAACTTGCCGCTATCCTGAGCAGCTCAAAGCTAAATTACAGACAATTTATCCCGAGACTGCTTTTTCATTAAAAGTCATTGCAACAACAGGATGGACAACTGCTAATTTAATTTCTGCAATTGATTCTCAAAATCCAGAATCCAATTATGATTTGGTTACACTTTTAATTGGCGTCAACAATCAATATCAACATTTAGATTTTTCGATTTACGAAAAAGAATTTCCACAATTGCTCAATAAGGCAATTGCATTGGCCAAAGGCAACAACAAAAATGTGATTGTGCTTTCGATTCCAGATTATACCTATACTCCATTTGCTGCCAACTATACCGATTCAAACCGAATAAAAATTTCGAACGAGATAAATCAATATAACAGTTTTGCTGAGAACTGCTGTATCTCCAGAAATGTTGCATTTATTTCAATTACCGACATTACGAGACAAGGCCTCAACAATCCGAGCTTAGTTGCTTCAGACGGTCTGCATCCTTCTGAAATTGCTTATAGGATGTTTGTAGACAGAATGATTCCTCAGGTTAAAACTGCTTTGCAGAAATAA
- a CDS encoding acyl-CoA dehydrogenase family protein — MKPDLFQSPDYFNLDDLLSDEHKLVRESARAWVKKEVSPIIEEYAQKAEFPKQIIKGLGEIGGFGPYIPVEYGGAGLDQISYGLIMQEIERGDSGVRSTSSVQSSLVMYPIWKYGNEEQRMKYLPKLATGEYIGCFGLTEPDHGSDPGSMITNFKDMGDHYLLNGAKMWISNAPFADIAIVWAKNEEGRIHGLIVERGMKGFTTPETHNKWSLRASATGELIFDNVKVPKENLLPNKSGLGAPLGCLDSARYGIAWGAIGAAMDCYDTALRYSKERIQFGKPIGGTQLQQKKLAEMITEITKAQLLTWRLGVLRNEGRATTAQISMAKRNNVNMAINIAREARQMLGGMGITGEYSIMRHMMNLESVITYEGTHDIHLLITGMDVTGIPAFK, encoded by the coding sequence ATGAAACCAGACCTATTTCAATCTCCAGATTATTTTAACCTAGACGATTTACTATCAGATGAACATAAATTGGTTCGCGAATCTGCTCGTGCTTGGGTAAAAAAAGAAGTTTCTCCTATAATAGAAGAATATGCTCAAAAGGCAGAATTTCCTAAACAAATTATTAAAGGTCTTGGAGAAATCGGTGGTTTCGGGCCTTATATTCCTGTAGAGTACGGTGGTGCGGGATTAGACCAAATTTCTTATGGTTTAATTATGCAAGAAATCGAAAGAGGCGATTCTGGCGTAAGATCTACCTCATCTGTTCAATCTTCGCTTGTAATGTATCCAATATGGAAATATGGAAATGAAGAACAAAGAATGAAATATCTGCCAAAGCTTGCTACAGGAGAATACATCGGATGTTTCGGTTTAACTGAGCCGGATCACGGTTCTGATCCTGGAAGTATGATTACCAATTTTAAAGATATGGGAGATCATTATCTTTTAAATGGTGCTAAAATGTGGATTTCTAATGCTCCTTTTGCTGACATTGCAATTGTTTGGGCTAAAAATGAAGAAGGCAGAATTCATGGTTTAATTGTAGAACGCGGTATGAAAGGTTTTACAACTCCAGAAACTCACAACAAATGGTCACTACGTGCTTCTGCAACTGGAGAATTAATTTTTGATAATGTAAAAGTTCCAAAAGAAAACCTTTTACCTAATAAATCTGGTCTTGGTGCTCCGCTTGGCTGTTTAGATTCTGCACGTTACGGAATTGCTTGGGGGGCAATTGGCGCCGCAATGGATTGTTATGATACCGCTTTAAGATATTCTAAAGAAAGAATCCAGTTTGGAAAACCAATTGGAGGAACTCAACTACAGCAGAAAAAACTAGCTGAAATGATCACTGAAATCACAAAAGCACAATTATTAACCTGGCGTTTAGGAGTTTTAAGAAATGAAGGCAGAGCAACAACTGCCCAGATTTCTATGGCAAAACGCAACAACGTAAATATGGCAATCAACATTGCTAGAGAAGCAAGACAAATGCTCGGAGGTATGGGAATTACAGGCGAATACTCTATTATGCGCCACATGATGAACCTTGAAAGCGTGATTACTTATGAGGGAACTCATGACATACATTTATTGATAACAGGAATGGATGTGACTGGAATTCCAGCATTTAAATAA
- a CDS encoding DUF3050 domain-containing protein codes for MNIETINKSIQPQKDQLLKHSLYNKIQNIDDLHSFLETHVFAVWDFMSLLKALQAKLTCTTTPWFATKNPGTRYLINEIVLAEETDLTLDGRRQSHYEMYLEAMEACGANTTGILSFLSEVTSLHNIFVAIKQSSLHPNVKAFLDFTFRVIEEGKPHEIAAAFTFGREDLIPSMFTEILKNFQKNLPETDLTKLLYYFERHIELDADEHGPMAMTMITELCEDDAQKWKEVEEVSILALEKRIALWDAIEEEIVMKTEMV; via the coding sequence ATGAATATCGAAACGATAAACAAAAGCATACAACCTCAAAAAGATCAACTTTTAAAACATTCCTTATACAATAAGATTCAAAATATAGACGACCTGCACAGTTTTTTAGAAACTCACGTTTTTGCTGTTTGGGATTTCATGTCACTATTAAAAGCTTTACAAGCTAAACTTACTTGCACTACAACGCCATGGTTTGCTACAAAAAATCCTGGTACGCGTTATTTAATTAACGAAATTGTCTTGGCAGAAGAAACAGATTTAACCCTAGACGGAAGAAGACAAAGCCACTACGAAATGTATCTTGAAGCAATGGAAGCTTGTGGCGCTAATACAACAGGAATTTTAAGCTTTTTATCAGAAGTGACTTCTCTGCACAATATATTCGTGGCAATCAAACAAAGTTCGCTTCATCCAAATGTAAAAGCTTTTCTTGATTTTACTTTTAGAGTAATCGAAGAAGGAAAACCACACGAAATTGCAGCCGCTTTTACTTTCGGAAGAGAAGACCTTATTCCGAGTATGTTTACTGAGATTCTGAAAAACTTTCAAAAGAATCTTCCAGAAACCGATTTGACAAAATTGTTATACTATTTTGAAAGACATATCGAACTAGATGCTGATGAGCACGGTCCTATGGCTATGACAATGATTACAGAATTATGTGAAGACGATGCACAAAAATGGAAAGAAGTGGAAGAAGTTTCGATTCTTGCCCTAGAAAAACGTATCGCTCTTTGGGATGCCATTGAAGAAGAAATCGTAATGAAAACCGAAATGGTTTAA
- a CDS encoding vitamin K epoxide reductase family protein, whose amino-acid sequence MLKLVQKFLQINRYSDIKNEFKDLFLSHPNYPSLFAITDSFDLLSVENAAVRVSKEQIEELPSNFLAYFKDELTLVEKIKSGVRITTTKKGVQKLSYDKFLLDWNGVIVAIEPNNVVARDNLKIEYNWLKYFLPLVLVGGLSFYYNRFDWFSASFLVTSVLGLIVSIFIVQERWGVKNTVISKFCNLSSNSSCHSVISFNDDIANRWLSFSDLPLLFFSSSIVAILVNPLSSAVFVGFLSLLAIPIIVCSIWIQKFEIQKWCIMCLAISFLILAQSIVWFSSDFFTLSFSFNEIFPYVFSLLLLIPIWAAVKVMIRKMLDNENSLKELKKFKRNYSLLNFLSKKVKYTKGFEDLRGLTFGNKNAGVRLSVILSPSCGHCYRTFQEAFDLVLKFPDKIYLNVLFNINPENNDNPYKAVVERLLTINRTSPGKTVEAISDWYIKRMTHKKWLKKWNVDSVSMMINQEIQKQYDWCSMNNFNYTPIKIVNERLFPNEYELNELKYFLNDYVEEVQVLEKIA is encoded by the coding sequence ATGTTAAAACTGGTCCAAAAATTTCTGCAAATCAATCGATACTCAGATATCAAAAATGAGTTTAAGGACCTGTTTTTGTCTCATCCAAATTATCCGAGTTTGTTTGCCATTACAGACTCGTTTGATTTGCTTTCTGTAGAGAATGCAGCAGTAAGAGTTTCGAAAGAACAGATTGAAGAGTTGCCTTCAAATTTTTTGGCGTATTTTAAAGATGAATTGACGCTAGTTGAAAAGATTAAAAGCGGTGTTAGAATTACAACTACAAAAAAAGGAGTACAAAAGTTATCCTATGATAAATTTCTCTTAGATTGGAATGGAGTAATTGTTGCCATTGAGCCAAACAATGTCGTAGCAAGAGATAATTTAAAAATAGAATACAACTGGCTAAAATATTTTCTGCCTCTTGTGCTTGTAGGGGGATTGTCTTTCTACTATAATCGTTTTGATTGGTTTAGCGCTTCGTTTTTGGTAACATCAGTTTTAGGGCTAATTGTAAGCATATTTATTGTTCAAGAAAGATGGGGAGTTAAAAACACTGTAATTTCAAAATTCTGTAATTTGAGTTCTAATTCTTCTTGTCATTCTGTAATAAGCTTCAATGATGATATTGCAAATAGATGGCTGAGTTTCTCAGATTTGCCATTGCTCTTCTTTAGTTCAAGTATTGTAGCAATATTGGTTAATCCTTTAAGTTCAGCAGTTTTTGTTGGATTCTTAAGTCTCTTGGCAATTCCAATAATAGTTTGTTCAATCTGGATTCAAAAGTTTGAGATTCAAAAATGGTGTATCATGTGTCTTGCAATATCATTTTTAATATTGGCACAAAGCATTGTTTGGTTTTCGTCTGATTTTTTCACATTGAGTTTCAGTTTTAATGAAATATTCCCTTATGTGTTCTCTTTATTGCTTTTAATACCAATTTGGGCAGCAGTTAAAGTAATGATAAGAAAAATGCTTGATAACGAAAACTCTCTAAAAGAGCTTAAGAAGTTTAAAAGAAATTACTCTTTATTAAATTTCTTATCTAAAAAAGTAAAATATACAAAAGGATTTGAAGATTTAAGAGGATTGACATTTGGCAATAAAAATGCAGGAGTTAGACTTTCTGTAATTCTTAGTCCTAGCTGTGGGCATTGCTATAGAACTTTTCAAGAAGCTTTTGATTTAGTATTGAAGTTTCCAGACAAAATATATTTGAATGTTCTTTTTAATATTAATCCTGAAAACAACGACAATCCTTACAAGGCAGTTGTAGAAAGACTTTTGACTATTAACAGGACGTCACCTGGAAAAACAGTTGAAGCAATTTCTGATTGGTATATTAAGAGAATGACTCATAAAAAATGGCTTAAAAAATGGAATGTTGATTCTGTAAGCATGATGATAAATCAGGAAATTCAGAAACAATATGATTGGTGCTCTATGAACAATTTTAATTACACACCTATTAAAATTGTAAACGAAAGGCTATTTCCAAATGAATACGAATTGAACGAGTTAAAATATTTCTTGAATGATTATGTAGAGGAAGTTCAAGTTCTGGAAAAGATAGCTTAG
- a CDS encoding AraC family transcriptional regulator, which yields MKIIDFIPTEQLKPFIKTYRIIESEDELTNRVLPSTSLAIAFRCKGNINYIKENQHDKLPVSTISGIRKSVRLINYAKDTATLVVQFKEAGAKAFFKEPLHELFEESVSLDNFIPQQKIAVIEELLAEAKTNNQKIAIIEQFLLSRLHNYKPDDLISAAINIIQSKKGIIKIKELADALFISQDAFEKRFRKTIGSSPKQFCYVVRIKSIIDHKQKNQNLIDLAFDAGYFDQSHFNKDFKLFTGQTPTEFFNFPSFW from the coding sequence ATGAAAATTATCGATTTCATTCCAACAGAACAGTTAAAGCCTTTTATTAAGACTTATAGAATTATAGAAAGCGAAGACGAATTGACAAACAGGGTTTTGCCCAGCACTTCGCTAGCAATTGCTTTTCGATGCAAAGGCAACATTAACTACATTAAAGAAAATCAGCACGATAAACTGCCCGTTTCTACAATTTCAGGTATTCGCAAATCAGTACGTTTAATTAATTATGCAAAAGATACGGCAACTCTTGTCGTTCAATTTAAAGAAGCTGGCGCTAAAGCCTTTTTTAAAGAACCGCTTCATGAATTATTTGAAGAAAGTGTTTCGCTTGACAACTTTATTCCGCAGCAAAAAATTGCCGTTATCGAAGAACTTTTAGCGGAAGCGAAAACCAACAATCAAAAAATTGCGATTATAGAACAGTTTCTTTTATCAAGACTCCACAATTATAAACCCGACGATTTAATCTCTGCCGCCATTAACATTATACAATCCAAAAAAGGCATTATTAAAATAAAAGAACTTGCCGACGCACTCTTTATCAGTCAAGATGCATTTGAGAAAAGATTCCGAAAAACAATTGGGTCTTCGCCAAAACAATTTTGCTATGTTGTTCGTATAAAATCAATTATTGATCACAAACAAAAAAACCAAAACCTCATCGATCTGGCTTTTGACGCGGGTTATTTTGACCAGTCTCACTTTAATAAAGACTTCAAATTATTTACAGGACAAACTCCAACAGAGTTTTTCAACTTTCCTTCATTTTGGTAA
- a CDS encoding nitrilase family protein — MKNLKIATAQFENKSGDKNYNLSVIEKLSQKASDENCDVISFHECSITGYTFARNLSKEQMLDLAELIPSGESILKLIEIAKNNNIVILAGLFEKDENDNLFKAYVCVDKNGLVAKYRKLHPFINPYLTPGDHYCIFEIEGWKCGILICYDNNIIENVRATKLLGADIIFMPHVTMCTPSTRPGAGFVAPQLWENRETDPTSLRLEFDGMKGRDWLMKWLPARAYDNAVYAIFSNPIGMDDDQLKNGCSMIIDPFGDILAECRTFDDSFATAVLTPEKCIQAGGNRYIKARRPELYRDIIGQDHQSEQNVVWLNSGKN, encoded by the coding sequence ATGAAAAATCTAAAAATAGCCACAGCTCAGTTTGAAAACAAAAGCGGCGATAAAAACTATAACTTATCTGTCATTGAAAAACTTTCTCAAAAGGCGTCTGACGAAAACTGCGATGTGATTTCCTTCCATGAATGTTCTATAACTGGATATACATTTGCAAGGAATTTATCTAAAGAACAAATGCTGGACTTGGCAGAATTGATTCCTAGTGGCGAAAGCATTCTAAAATTGATTGAAATTGCCAAAAACAATAACATTGTAATATTAGCAGGACTTTTCGAAAAAGATGAAAACGATAATCTATTCAAAGCTTATGTTTGTGTGGATAAAAATGGTTTAGTAGCCAAATACCGAAAACTGCATCCTTTTATAAATCCGTATTTAACGCCTGGAGATCATTATTGTATTTTTGAAATTGAAGGCTGGAAATGCGGTATTTTAATTTGTTACGACAATAATATTATCGAAAATGTTCGCGCAACAAAACTTCTAGGAGCCGATATTATTTTTATGCCTCATGTAACTATGTGTACTCCCTCTACCCGACCTGGTGCTGGCTTTGTGGCACCGCAGCTTTGGGAAAACCGAGAAACAGATCCAACTTCGCTACGATTAGAATTTGACGGAATGAAAGGCCGTGATTGGCTAATGAAATGGCTTCCGGCAAGAGCGTACGACAATGCTGTTTATGCGATATTTTCGAACCCAATTGGTATGGACGACGATCAATTAAAAAACGGCTGTTCTATGATTATTGATCCTTTTGGAGATATTTTGGCAGAATGCCGCACTTTTGACGATTCTTTCGCAACGGCTGTGCTTACGCCAGAAAAATGTATTCAGGCTGGAGGAAATCGGTATATAAAAGCTCGAAGACCAGAATTGTACAGAGATATTATTGGACAAGATCATCAATCGGAACAAAATGTTGTTTGGTTGAACTCTGGTAAAAATTAA
- a CDS encoding helix-turn-helix domain-containing protein, translated as MRLIISFFFLLLIFSSGTAQNREEFTEQKYLELQDKIRFSMNGNFDQGLEYAAELKTSNNNEHIAFAYGAGSYLYQLKNDRAKCDEWFAKALAHYNKLPESVQKTNLRAYLYNYRGLTEWKRRNFSNALSNYQEGIKLSIKTKDVIQTVKFKSNIALVNEAVGNYELAVKNLRQNSDFLDKNESLYEKDQFQNSKSNIYTNLGNVYEGYYMKNRSKSVLLDSAEYYYKRAITYSQNYIDNKMTATLSLGNIYLLKKDFKNAEKAYFDISMYAKQNNDESYFKTANYNLGDLFYTQKKYDKALIFLKKVDSLYLKEKKIDMSYFQSNYIQAKIYNIQNEPELAFKHSKIYLDSYEKYEGQLREEALEVNYKLGTANLSDEMLSIQEKYKYEVLWNKALKVFYVILVVGIVFFLIKNIRDKNKAQKKMNALIEEFKANLEKKEIEKAEIEKAALEKTIVVEEFPELEDGQLKKENANLSIDEAKENKIVEKLLALEEKLEYLNADFTLSYVAKKIKTNTTYLSYVVNKRFGKSFGEYSNELKINYVINQMITNHLYRKYSTQAIAESVGFKNAVSFAKSFRKRTGVSPAQFANNI; from the coding sequence ATGAGGCTAATCATCTCTTTTTTCTTTTTACTATTAATATTTTCTAGTGGGACTGCTCAAAACAGAGAGGAATTCACGGAGCAAAAGTACTTAGAATTACAGGATAAAATCCGTTTTAGCATGAATGGTAATTTTGACCAGGGGCTTGAATATGCAGCTGAATTAAAGACATCTAACAACAATGAACACATAGCTTTTGCTTACGGGGCGGGATCTTACCTTTATCAATTAAAAAATGATAGAGCTAAATGCGATGAATGGTTTGCCAAGGCATTAGCTCATTATAACAAACTTCCAGAATCTGTTCAAAAAACAAATCTAAGAGCTTACCTATATAATTATAGAGGACTAACAGAATGGAAAAGACGAAATTTTAGTAATGCTCTCAGTAATTATCAGGAGGGAATTAAACTTTCTATTAAAACTAAAGATGTTATTCAAACTGTAAAGTTTAAAAGCAATATTGCTTTAGTTAATGAAGCTGTGGGTAATTACGAACTTGCTGTAAAAAACCTTAGACAGAACAGTGATTTTTTGGATAAGAATGAAAGTCTTTATGAGAAAGATCAATTCCAAAACAGTAAAAGTAACATTTATACCAATTTAGGAAACGTCTATGAAGGTTATTACATGAAGAACCGAAGCAAGTCAGTTTTACTTGATTCGGCAGAATACTATTATAAAAGGGCGATAACCTATTCACAAAACTATATAGATAATAAAATGACGGCTACTTTAAGTCTAGGAAATATCTATTTGTTAAAAAAAGATTTTAAAAATGCAGAGAAAGCTTACTTTGATATTTCGATGTACGCGAAGCAAAATAATGATGAAAGTTATTTCAAGACTGCAAATTATAACTTGGGAGATCTCTTTTATACTCAAAAAAAATACGATAAAGCTTTAATTTTCTTGAAAAAAGTCGATTCTCTTTATCTAAAGGAAAAGAAAATAGACATGAGTTATTTTCAGTCCAATTATATCCAAGCCAAAATTTATAATATTCAAAACGAACCTGAATTAGCTTTTAAGCATTCTAAAATTTATTTAGATTCTTATGAAAAATATGAAGGACAATTGCGAGAAGAAGCTTTAGAAGTTAATTATAAATTAGGAACTGCGAATCTGAGCGATGAGATGTTGAGCATTCAGGAGAAGTATAAATATGAGGTTTTATGGAATAAAGCCCTAAAAGTCTTCTATGTTATTTTGGTTGTTGGGATTGTATTTTTTCTAATTAAAAATATTAGAGATAAAAATAAAGCTCAGAAAAAAATGAATGCTTTAATTGAGGAATTTAAAGCTAATCTTGAGAAAAAAGAAATTGAAAAAGCAGAAATCGAAAAAGCAGCATTGGAAAAAACTATAGTTGTGGAAGAGTTTCCAGAACTAGAAGATGGTCAGCTTAAAAAGGAAAATGCAAATCTTAGTATCGATGAGGCAAAAGAAAATAAAATTGTGGAAAAATTACTGGCATTAGAAGAAAAACTAGAATACTTAAATGCCGATTTTACACTTTCGTATGTTGCTAAAAAAATTAAAACCAATACGACTTATTTATCTTATGTTGTTAATAAACGATTTGGAAAATCTTTTGGAGAATATTCAAATGAATTAAAGATTAATTACGTTATTAATCAGATGATTACAAATCATTTGTATCGCAAATATTCGACTCAGGCAATTGCAGAAAGTGTTGGTTTTAAAAATGCCGTATCATTTGCAAAATCGTTTCGCAAAAGAACTGGAGTATCTCCAGCTCAATTTGCGAACAATATTTAA
- a CDS encoding NAD(P)/FAD-dependent oxidoreductase, with the protein MKSGENCNKSRRSFLKVVGAALIAVPFLQFCSDKIAVMMIRLSGTKHLLGHRLWIKDFPKPTKQIQIPYLIVGGGISGLSAARQFHKKGISDFLIVELENHLGGNSSNGENKYSKYPLGAHYLPLPNFQDKELLHFLEEEKIIFGYSEKGFPIFDELQLTFAPDERLFYKNNWQEGVVPKEGNLISDDLEFDKFFKKMDAFRTARGEDQKYLFDIPLYLSSSDIETRALDKITMKQWFKDNHFTSEPLYNYIDYCCKDDFGLGIEYVSAWAGIHYFAGRKQDSTPEKHDSVLTWPEGNSRLANHLKKYTKDKTLKNHLVYDVKVENNKVIAKAFDDVNKISVEIIADKVIMSSPQFVNQYLIKDRKTFTKDFHYTPWLLATLIVNDLSDNFSFPLSWDNVIYDAKGLGYVYDQHQTLNQVQDKKVITYYYSFSSADLKKTRKELYKKDKEYWKQFVLNDLKVAHKDIEECTEDIEVFLLGHGMISPAPGFIFGEAKKNAKQNIQNKIYFAHSDLSGISIFEEAFHQGINVVNEIVDGTTLDS; encoded by the coding sequence ATGAAGAGTGGGGAAAACTGCAATAAATCCAGAAGGAGTTTTTTAAAAGTAGTTGGTGCGGCACTAATTGCGGTTCCGTTTCTGCAGTTTTGTTCTGATAAAATTGCCGTAATGATGATTCGTTTATCTGGAACCAAACACTTGCTTGGGCATCGTTTATGGATTAAAGATTTTCCTAAACCGACAAAACAAATCCAAATTCCGTATTTGATTGTTGGCGGAGGAATTTCTGGTTTAAGTGCGGCTCGCCAATTTCATAAAAAAGGAATTTCTGATTTTCTGATAGTAGAATTAGAAAATCATTTGGGAGGAAACTCTTCCAACGGAGAAAATAAATATTCCAAATATCCTTTAGGCGCGCATTATTTGCCATTGCCGAATTTTCAGGATAAAGAATTACTTCATTTTTTAGAAGAAGAAAAAATCATTTTTGGCTACAGCGAAAAAGGATTTCCAATTTTTGATGAATTGCAATTGACTTTTGCGCCAGACGAACGTTTGTTCTATAAAAACAATTGGCAGGAAGGTGTCGTTCCAAAGGAAGGAAACTTGATTTCTGATGATCTGGAGTTTGATAAATTCTTCAAAAAAATGGATGCGTTTAGAACCGCCAGAGGAGAAGACCAGAAGTATTTATTTGATATTCCGCTTTATCTTTCTTCGTCTGATATTGAAACAAGAGCTTTGGATAAAATCACGATGAAGCAGTGGTTCAAAGACAATCATTTTACATCTGAACCTTTATACAATTATATCGATTATTGCTGTAAAGACGATTTTGGTTTAGGAATCGAATATGTTTCGGCTTGGGCTGGAATTCATTATTTTGCGGGAAGAAAACAAGATTCTACACCCGAAAAACACGACAGCGTTTTGACTTGGCCTGAAGGAAATTCGCGTTTAGCCAATCATCTGAAAAAATATACGAAAGACAAAACGCTCAAAAATCATTTGGTTTATGATGTCAAAGTAGAAAACAATAAAGTGATTGCAAAAGCTTTTGATGATGTCAATAAAATATCGGTTGAAATTATTGCCGATAAAGTCATCATGTCGTCTCCGCAATTTGTAAATCAATATTTGATTAAAGACCGAAAAACATTTACCAAAGATTTTCATTACACGCCTTGGCTTTTGGCAACGCTGATTGTAAACGATTTATCGGATAATTTTAGTTTTCCGCTTTCTTGGGACAATGTCATTTATGATGCGAAAGGTTTAGGATATGTTTACGATCAGCATCAAACATTGAATCAGGTTCAGGATAAAAAAGTGATTACGTATTACTATAGTTTCTCTTCGGCTGATTTGAAGAAAACGAGAAAAGAGCTTTATAAAAAAGATAAAGAATACTGGAAACAGTTTGTTCTGAACGATTTAAAAGTCGCGCATAAGGATATTGAAGAATGTACAGAAGATATAGAAGTATTTCTTTTAGGCCACGGAATGATTTCGCCAGCGCCAGGATTTATTTTTGGTGAAGCGAAGAAAAATGCAAAGCAGAATATTCAAAATAAGATTTATTTCGCCCATAGTGATTTATCAGGAATTTCGATTTTTGAAGAAGCTTTTCATCAGGGAATTAATGTTGTAAATGAAATTGTAGATGGAACAACCTTGGATTCATAA